The Stigmatella aurantiaca DW4/3-1 genome contains the following window.
GGGGCCTGCACCTGCCGAGGCAGTGGCGCAACGAGGTGGGGCAGCTGCGCATGGATGCGCCCTATTGCCACCGGGACTTCCGATGCGTGGAGTTCACCGGCCCCCGGGACGAGGGCATCCGGGAGATGGTGGTGAAGCGCGGCGAGGCGTTCCACGGCTTCGCTTACCAGCACACGCCGCTGGATGTCGTGGGGTGGGACGGCACGGTGTACCCGTGGGTGTTCCCCATCCTCCATTTCCAGCCGCGCGCGGGGCTGGTGCACCTGCCGCCCACGTGGCACGGCACCTTCGCGGCCCGCGGGGCACTCATCTGTTCGTTCGTGCCTCGTGTGGTGGACTTCCACCCGGAGGCGATTCCCTGCCCTTATCCGCACACCTCGGTCGACTGTGACGAGTTCCTCTTCTACTGCAAGGGCAACTTCATCAGCCGGCGTGGGGTGGGACCGGGCAGCATCAGCCACCATCCCATCGGCATGACGCACGGGCCACATCCAGGCGCCTACGAGGCCAGCATCGGCCACCGCACCACGGATGAGCTGGCGGTGATGCTCGACACGACGCTGCCCCTGCTGCCCACGGCCGCGGCGCTCACCATCGAGGATCCGAACTACCAGAACAGCTTCATTCCTTGAGCGCGCCGCCCTCTGATGAACAGAGGGCGACGCGCCGCTCCAGGCTCCCTTGCCCGGTCA
Protein-coding sequences here:
- a CDS encoding homogentisate 1,2-dioxygenase, with protein sequence MFERRVAGKVPRKHHIQFKDEKGALLYEECFTRDGFEGPYTIAYHQKPPHTQSLAAVAHGWKAPEAITGRPLAKRHYKSQEMKRVGGAPIDARVPLLFNADVTLGVLHPTEPDPVYFSNADGDELFYIHEGGGLLRSTLGDLRFEAQDYVFIPRGMVHRILPDAGVPQYWLSMELKGGLHLPRQWRNEVGQLRMDAPYCHRDFRCVEFTGPRDEGIREMVVKRGEAFHGFAYQHTPLDVVGWDGTVYPWVFPILHFQPRAGLVHLPPTWHGTFAARGALICSFVPRVVDFHPEAIPCPYPHTSVDCDEFLFYCKGNFISRRGVGPGSISHHPIGMTHGPHPGAYEASIGHRTTDELAVMLDTTLPLLPTAAALTIEDPNYQNSFIP